In Agrobacterium tumefaciens, a single genomic region encodes these proteins:
- the nagZ gene encoding beta-N-acetylhexosaminidase: MTDCKAMILGCSGLSLTADEIALYRDQQPWGFILFGRNIGEPQQITDLVASMRDAVGRPDAPVLIDQEGGRVQRIKPPILQAYPNARILGEIYERDRRTGLRAAWLMSRLHAFDLMKFGINIDCLPVLDVPVEGASNVIGNRAYGYSPTMVAEMGQAAADGLKAGGMLPVMKHMPGHGRGMVDSHHELPVVDVPLNELDAHDFVPFRALKHELMAMSAHLVFNAVDRERPATTSKKVIEEIIRGRIGFDGLLMSDDSSMNALKGTLGERAANIVAGGCDIVLHCNGVMGEMLEVVKEVPVLSGRSLERVRAVEAGFPAAEPSDEAELRAEFNAMWAVS, from the coding sequence ATGACCGATTGCAAAGCTATGATCCTCGGATGCAGCGGGCTTTCACTGACCGCCGACGAGATCGCCCTTTACCGCGACCAGCAGCCGTGGGGCTTCATCCTGTTCGGCCGCAATATCGGTGAGCCGCAGCAGATCACCGATCTCGTCGCATCCATGCGCGACGCCGTCGGGCGGCCAGATGCGCCGGTGCTGATCGATCAGGAAGGCGGACGGGTTCAGCGCATCAAGCCGCCGATCCTGCAGGCCTATCCGAATGCCCGTATTCTCGGTGAAATCTATGAACGCGACCGGCGTACCGGTCTGCGCGCCGCCTGGCTGATGTCGCGACTGCACGCTTTCGACCTCATGAAATTCGGCATCAACATCGATTGCCTGCCGGTGCTCGACGTGCCGGTGGAGGGTGCGAGCAATGTCATCGGCAACCGGGCTTACGGTTACTCGCCGACCATGGTGGCCGAGATGGGGCAGGCGGCGGCCGACGGGCTGAAGGCGGGCGGCATGCTGCCTGTCATGAAGCATATGCCGGGCCATGGTCGCGGCATGGTGGATTCGCATCACGAACTGCCTGTTGTCGATGTGCCGCTCAATGAGCTGGACGCGCATGATTTCGTGCCGTTCCGGGCATTGAAGCATGAATTGATGGCGATGAGCGCACACCTCGTCTTCAACGCCGTCGACCGCGAGCGTCCGGCGACGACCTCGAAGAAGGTAATCGAGGAGATCATCCGTGGCCGCATCGGCTTTGACGGTCTGCTGATGTCTGATGACAGTTCCATGAATGCGCTGAAGGGTACACTTGGCGAACGGGCTGCGAATATTGTTGCTGGTGGCTGTGATATAGTCTTGCATTGCAACGGCGTGATGGGTGAAATGCTTGAGGTCGTGAAGGAGGTTCCCGTTCTTTCCGGCCGTTCGCTGGAGCGGGTGCGGGCCGTGGAAGCGGGTTTCCCCGCCGCCGAGCCGTCTGACGAGGCGGAGCTAAGAGCCGAATTTAACGCCATGTGGGCCGTTTCCTGA